Proteins encoded together in one Mobula birostris isolate sMobBir1 chromosome 9, sMobBir1.hap1, whole genome shotgun sequence window:
- the LOC140202455 gene encoding parvalbumin, thymic-like yields the protein MKITEILGAGDISKAIEQCKESFSFKKFFETSGLSSKSPNDVKEVFAILDKDGSGYIEKTELKSFLKYFSPDARMLTDKEIQSMVSAVDHDGDGQIKFQEFLQLVELSRKPNT from the exons ATGAAAATAACTGAAATTCTGGGAGCTGGTGACATCTCCAAGGCAATTGAACAATGCAAAG AATCATTCAGCTTCAAGAAGTTCTTTGAGACAAGCGGCCTCTCTAGTAAATCTCCCAACGACGTAAAGGAGGTCTTTGCAATTCTGGACAAGGATGGCAGCGGCTACATTGAGAAGACTGAGCTCAA GTCCTTTCTTAAATACTTCTCACCTGATGCCAGAATGCTGACCGATAAAGAGATCCAGTCCATGGTCTCCGCTGTTGACCATGATGGTGACGGACAAATCAAATTCCAGG AATTCCTGCAACTAGTTGAGCTGTCAAGAAAACCTAACACCTAA